A DNA window from Clostridia bacterium contains the following coding sequences:
- a CDS encoding HAD family hydrolase, whose product MKYRLIVSDIDGTLVNSSRQISERTKIAIHKFQSLGGVFAIATGRIEESAKSYYDELQLNTPAILYNGAKIVELKNNKCLMENILDEEHFTQAVKLLSELDCSAIVYSSGKAYVRQMNDTIRTYMEKDSVLCIQVDDFMSCIEGKPNKILIIGNSSIFEKFLKAFESVCRVKPNTVKSEAEYLEILPINTSKGEALKNLAELLSIPMEQIAAAGDNMNDYEMLKEAGLGIAVSNAAPKLLDAADLIAKSNDEDGIAEIIERIIRGEL is encoded by the coding sequence ATGAAATATAGGCTTATAGTATCTGATATAGACGGAACACTGGTGAACAGCAGCAGACAAATTTCAGAAAGGACTAAAATAGCCATACATAAATTTCAATCCCTTGGTGGAGTTTTTGCTATTGCAACAGGGCGGATAGAGGAATCGGCAAAAAGCTACTATGATGAGCTGCAGCTGAACACTCCGGCGATTTTGTACAATGGGGCGAAGATTGTAGAGCTTAAAAATAACAAATGCCTTATGGAAAACATATTGGATGAGGAGCATTTCACCCAGGCTGTAAAGCTTCTTTCGGAGTTGGATTGCAGCGCAATAGTATATAGCAGCGGTAAAGCATATGTGAGACAGATGAATGATACAATCAGGACTTATATGGAGAAGGACAGCGTTTTGTGCATTCAGGTTGATGATTTTATGTCATGCATCGAAGGAAAACCAAATAAGATTCTGATAATAGGAAACAGCAGCATCTTTGAAAAATTCCTGAAAGCTTTTGAGTCCGTGTGCAGGGTGAAGCCCAATACGGTAAAGTCAGAGGCTGAGTATCTGGAAATACTTCCAATAAACACTTCAAAGGGCGAAGCCTTGAAGAACCTTGCGGAGCTTTTAAGCATACCTATGGAGCAGATAGCTGCTGCAGGAGATAATATGAATGATTATGAAATGCTGAAGGAAGCAGGGCTGGGTATTGCTGTAAGCAATGCGGCCCCAAAGCTTTTGGATGCTGCA
- a CDS encoding ABC transporter ATP-binding protein — translation MSHSKQNTMENKYNCSNVTLNNLEKIFTKHDKSGELIAVNKVSLEFESSKLTTLLGPSGCGKTTILRMIAGFEPVTSGDISVGGKSIVDTAPNKRDLSMVFQSYALFPHMDIYENIAYGLRVKKLPENEIKERTNKVIKLMQLDGMEKRYPNQISGGQQQRIALARAIVIEPKVLLFDEPLSNLDAKLREYMRDEIRKLQLRLGITSIYVTHDQNEAMAISDKVVIMNQGNIEQYGTPQEIYYKPMNKFVANFMGKANFIKGAVQGKENSVVYVKVGDYSVKVNNPGWYDPKHGENVSLVIRPEAVKLSNDSEGLAGTIIRATFLGSIAEYEVDTLGNSVCVQVYNPQLNSVLEVGMDVRLLFDPDCIRILPVKSGEGDEI, via the coding sequence ATGTCACACTCAAAACAGAATACTATGGAAAATAAATATAACTGCAGCAATGTTACACTGAATAACCTAGAAAAGATATTCACAAAGCATGATAAAAGCGGTGAACTTATTGCAGTAAACAAAGTGAGTCTGGAATTCGAAAGCTCAAAGCTTACAACCCTGCTTGGGCCCTCAGGCTGTGGAAAGACTACCATCCTAAGGATGATTGCTGGCTTTGAACCGGTTACCTCGGGAGATATAAGTGTTGGAGGGAAATCCATAGTGGACACAGCTCCAAATAAGAGAGATTTGTCTATGGTGTTCCAGAGCTATGCTCTTTTTCCGCATATGGATATTTACGAGAATATCGCCTACGGTCTGCGTGTAAAGAAACTTCCCGAAAATGAGATAAAAGAAAGAACAAACAAAGTTATCAAGCTGATGCAGCTGGATGGGATGGAAAAAAGGTATCCCAACCAGATATCAGGAGGCCAGCAGCAGAGAATAGCACTGGCCAGAGCAATAGTAATCGAGCCTAAGGTGCTGTTGTTTGATGAGCCGCTTTCCAACCTGGATGCCAAGCTGAGGGAATATATGAGGGATGAAATTAGGAAGCTGCAGTTGAGGCTTGGAATAACAAGTATTTACGTAACTCATGATCAAAATGAGGCAATGGCTATTTCAGATAAGGTTGTGATTATGAATCAGGGTAATATTGAACAATACGGTACACCACAAGAGATATACTATAAGCCGATGAATAAGTTCGTTGCTAATTTCATGGGGAAAGCGAATTTTATAAAAGGCGCAGTTCAGGGAAAAGAGAACAGTGTAGTGTATGTAAAAGTGGGAGATTACAGCGTGAAAGTCAACAATCCGGGATGGTATGACCCAAAACACGGGGAAAATGTGTCTTTGGTAATCAGACCTGAGGCAGTAAAGCTCTCAAATGATAGCGAAGGATTGGCAGGAACGATTATAAGAGCAACCTTCCTCGGAAGCATTGCGGAATATGAAGTAGATACACTGGGCAACAGTGTTTGCGTACAGGTATATAATCCCCAGCTGAACAGCGTGCTGGAAGTCGGGATGGATGTAAGGCTGCTGTTTGATCCTGATTGTATCAGGATACTCCCGGTGAAAAGCGGTGAAGGCGATGAAATATAG
- a CDS encoding iron ABC transporter permease encodes MKNSNTSLRVKISKLSPFGKEPLVTAVIITIFVFLFLFIVYPLYKILAMSVTDNDGRLSFEVIGSVLSNKYYLQSLMNSMGLAAAVSVISLIVGYIFAYAITRIDIPFKSFFKMMATLPIISPPFVLSLSMIMLFGRNGLITNRLFGLEDVNIYGFNSLLVVQVMSFFPIAYLTLSGILEAIDPAVEDAALNLGAQRGRIFRTVTLPLSFPGIASALLLVMVQSLQDFSNPMVLGGNYHTLVVQAYVEIIGMYDMKKGAVISIMLLLPTLAAFLLQKYWVSGKSYVTVTGKPSYERSKLNNPIIKWTAFGLCSLFTAVILLFYGTVLYGSFVKIWGVNNQFTLANYKYIFTLGSAPVKNTLQLAAYATPIGGLLSMIIAFLVVRKQFLGRRAMEFVSLLAFAIPGTVIGIGYILSFNQKPLLLTGTGLILVMAFIFRNMPVGIESATATLNQIDKSIEEASTNLGASSFLTFKKITLPLIKSAFFSGLVYAFVRAMTAVSAVILLISPRWNLVTVSILAQVENLRLGIAAAYVVILIIMMMVAIVIIEAFVKRLVGKKRAA; translated from the coding sequence ATGAAAAACAGCAATACCAGTTTAAGAGTAAAAATTTCAAAGCTAAGCCCCTTCGGGAAAGAGCCCCTTGTAACTGCAGTCATAATCACTATATTTGTATTTTTATTTTTGTTTATAGTATATCCGTTATACAAGATTCTGGCCATGAGTGTGACTGACAATGATGGGAGGCTGTCCTTTGAGGTAATAGGCAGTGTGCTTAGCAACAAGTATTATCTGCAAAGCCTTATGAACAGCATGGGCTTGGCAGCGGCTGTATCAGTCATATCACTGATTGTCGGCTATATTTTTGCCTATGCGATAACCAGAATAGATATTCCCTTCAAGTCATTTTTTAAGATGATGGCGACGCTTCCTATTATATCGCCACCCTTTGTTCTGTCCCTTTCTATGATAATGCTTTTTGGAAGGAACGGTTTAATAACAAACAGGCTGTTCGGTCTGGAAGATGTCAATATATACGGCTTCAACAGTTTATTGGTCGTTCAGGTAATGTCATTTTTTCCTATCGCATACCTTACTTTGTCGGGGATACTTGAGGCGATAGATCCAGCAGTGGAAGATGCAGCACTAAATCTGGGAGCACAAAGAGGCAGGATTTTCAGAACGGTTACATTGCCGCTGTCTTTTCCGGGAATTGCAAGTGCGCTTCTGCTGGTTATGGTGCAGTCCCTGCAGGATTTCAGCAACCCCATGGTGCTCGGTGGAAACTACCATACGCTTGTTGTGCAAGCATATGTTGAGATAATTGGAATGTATGACATGAAAAAAGGGGCCGTAATATCTATAATGCTTTTGCTTCCGACTCTGGCAGCATTCCTTCTTCAGAAGTATTGGGTAAGCGGAAAGTCCTATGTGACGGTCACAGGGAAGCCTTCCTATGAAAGGTCGAAACTGAACAATCCAATAATAAAATGGACTGCATTTGGGTTGTGTTCACTCTTTACAGCAGTCATATTACTGTTTTACGGAACGGTGCTTTACGGTTCCTTCGTTAAGATCTGGGGCGTTAACAATCAATTTACCCTGGCAAATTATAAATACATATTTACACTAGGTTCAGCACCTGTTAAAAATACCCTGCAATTGGCGGCATATGCGACTCCGATAGGGGGATTGCTTAGTATGATTATTGCGTTCCTGGTTGTCCGGAAGCAGTTTCTGGGGAGACGTGCTATGGAGTTTGTATCTCTTTTGGCTTTTGCCATACCGGGAACTGTTATAGGTATAGGGTACATATTGTCATTCAATCAGAAGCCCCTTCTCCTGACAGGTACAGGGTTGATACTTGTAATGGCTTTCATATTCAGGAACATGCCGGTTGGGATTGAATCAGCTACTGCAACCTTGAATCAGATAGATAAATCCATTGAGGAAGCTTCAACAAATCTGGGGGCAAGCAGTTTCCTGACCTTCAAAAAAATTACTTTACCGCTAATAAAATCTGCCTTTTTCTCAGGTCTGGTATATGCGTTCGTACGTGCTATGACAGCTGTAAGTGCAGTAATATTGCTTATATCTCCAAGATGGAACCTGGTTACGGTTTCAATACTTGCACAGGTTGAAAACCTTAGGCTTGGCATAGCAGCTGCATACGTAGTGATTTTAATAATCATGATGATGGTGGCTATAGTCATAATTGAAGCATTTGTAAAAAGACTTGTTGGAAAGAAAAGGGCTGCATAA
- a CDS encoding ABC transporter substrate-binding protein → MKKNLFRVLSLTLVLILMAAAFAGCAPKEAPAATAAQPQEEQKPKSDTLTMYSALQEEEILVYLDTFTKATGIKVNYVRLSAGEIMTRVAAEKDNPQASIWFGGPSDTLVQAGSAGLLEKYDSANIAKIPETYRDKAGFWSPIYVGAIGFACNRDWFEKKKLAYPESWEDLLKPEFAKQISVAHPGSSGTAYTILATMVQLKGEDPAFEYMKKLHKNVIQYTKSGSAPAKNAAIGEAAIGLSFGHDILKIRNTEGYPIELKFPKDGTGYEIGGVALIKKGIAGEEENARKFIDWITDIQAQELAEVTKSYRLPVNIDAKITEGSIKLSDLKTINYDNVWAGENRKRLVEKFSADIATAPSK, encoded by the coding sequence ATGAAAAAGAATCTGTTCAGAGTATTAAGCCTAACCCTGGTTCTAATCCTGATGGCAGCGGCCTTCGCTGGATGTGCACCTAAAGAAGCTCCAGCTGCCACTGCTGCACAGCCACAAGAAGAACAGAAACCCAAGTCTGATACCTTGACTATGTATTCGGCACTACAGGAAGAGGAGATTCTGGTTTATCTTGATACCTTTACCAAGGCAACAGGTATCAAAGTTAATTATGTGAGACTGTCAGCAGGGGAAATAATGACAAGAGTCGCTGCAGAAAAGGATAACCCTCAGGCAAGCATATGGTTCGGAGGTCCCTCCGATACTCTTGTACAAGCAGGCAGTGCAGGATTATTGGAAAAATACGATTCTGCCAATATAGCAAAGATACCGGAAACATACAGAGATAAGGCCGGCTTTTGGTCTCCAATCTATGTGGGCGCTATAGGCTTTGCATGCAATAGGGATTGGTTTGAAAAGAAAAAGCTTGCTTATCCCGAATCATGGGAGGATCTATTAAAGCCTGAATTTGCAAAACAGATTTCTGTTGCGCATCCCGGCTCATCGGGTACTGCTTATACCATACTTGCCACCATGGTGCAGCTCAAAGGTGAAGATCCAGCTTTTGAATACATGAAGAAGCTGCACAAGAATGTAATACAGTACACAAAATCGGGTTCAGCACCTGCAAAGAATGCAGCAATCGGAGAAGCTGCCATAGGTTTGTCCTTTGGCCATGATATCCTGAAGATAAGAAATACAGAAGGATATCCGATAGAGCTTAAGTTCCCGAAGGATGGAACAGGATATGAAATCGGCGGAGTAGCTCTTATAAAGAAGGGAATTGCCGGTGAAGAAGAAAATGCCAGAAAATTCATAGACTGGATAACAGATATACAGGCTCAGGAATTGGCTGAAGTGACAAAGTCCTACAGACTCCCGGTAAATATTGATGCCAAAATCACAGAAGGCTCCATAAAGCTGTCAGACCTTAAGACCATCAATTATGACAATGTATGGGCTGGAGAAAACAGAAAAAGACTGGTTGAAAAGTTTAGCGCTGATATAGCTACAGCCCCAAGCAAATAA
- a CDS encoding HAD hydrolase-like protein, giving the protein MSLIKVILFDFDGTLVDSMGDLADIASDVILKYYKLSKNYGEMLYKLTSGLPFCRQIEMMFCDCEKNKLAVDEFETRKKSSFKEHRLFDDTIETIGYLREKGYMTIISSNNFKEVIEDYLSASGLKIDEVLGFSGGLSKGRSHVEYLSDKYGFQKDEIVLVGDSLKDAELAKECGISFIGKTGLNEREGFLALYRMKIIDNLLELKEIL; this is encoded by the coding sequence ATGTCATTGATAAAGGTTATTCTGTTTGATTTTGACGGTACCCTGGTGGATTCCATGGGGGATTTGGCAGACATTGCATCTGATGTGATTCTTAAGTATTACAAACTTTCGAAGAACTATGGAGAAATGCTGTATAAGCTAACCTCAGGACTTCCTTTCTGCAGGCAGATCGAGATGATGTTTTGCGACTGTGAAAAGAATAAGCTTGCGGTGGATGAGTTTGAGACCCGTAAAAAGAGCAGTTTCAAAGAACACAGACTTTTCGATGATACAATTGAAACAATCGGATATCTGAGGGAAAAAGGATATATGACTATAATCTCATCTAACAACTTTAAGGAGGTAATAGAGGATTATTTAAGCGCCAGCGGTTTGAAGATAGATGAGGTATTGGGTTTCAGCGGAGGACTATCCAAAGGGAGAAGTCATGTAGAATACCTCAGTGACAAGTACGGCTTTCAAAAGGATGAGATAGTATTGGTTGGTGATTCCTTAAAGGATGCTGAGCTCGCAAAAGAATGTGGAATTAGTTTTATCGGAAAGACAGGATTAAATGAACGAGAAGGTTTTCTCGCATTATACCGAATGAAAATCATAGATAACCTCTTGGAATTGAAGGAAATTTTGTAA
- a CDS encoding LacI family DNA-binding transcriptional regulator, whose amino-acid sequence MATIEEVARKAKVSTATVSRVINNNGPVSEKTRQKVMKTVEQLGYAPNILARNFRTRKTNTIITVLHDICNPVLAEMIKGMEDVAYKNDYCLLIGNSGNNPDRAMDYLKTLREKRADGVIFVTPRIDEAAIIGINKIVPVVLVCDYIENSHIPSVRVDDYKAAYEMTEYLINNSHKKISYIAGPQNIRIAADRLRGFRAALKDNNINYESNLVIMDNSSLEDGYRSMKKILSNAAVPVSVVVYNDETAIGALEYAKEKGYKIPEEVAVVGFDNIGIAGLVKPGLTTVNQPKYEIGATSMRIMLGILQGMEPQCEDNILDYQLIIRESCEL is encoded by the coding sequence ATGGCTACAATAGAGGAAGTCGCAAGAAAAGCAAAGGTTTCAACGGCAACGGTGTCTCGGGTGATAAACAATAATGGACCTGTATCGGAAAAAACCCGGCAAAAGGTAATGAAAACTGTAGAACAGCTTGGATATGCACCAAACATACTGGCTAGAAATTTCAGAACCAGGAAAACAAATACCATTATTACTGTTTTGCATGATATTTGCAATCCTGTACTGGCAGAGATGATAAAGGGTATGGAAGATGTAGCCTACAAGAATGACTACTGTCTGCTTATAGGAAACTCAGGAAACAATCCGGACAGGGCTATGGATTATTTAAAAACCTTGCGGGAGAAGAGAGCGGATGGCGTTATATTCGTCACACCTAGAATAGATGAGGCTGCCATAATAGGAATCAATAAAATCGTTCCGGTAGTCCTTGTTTGCGATTACATAGAGAATTCACACATACCCTCCGTACGAGTAGATGATTACAAGGCGGCATATGAGATGACCGAGTATCTGATAAATAACAGCCATAAGAAAATCTCATACATTGCAGGTCCACAAAATATCAGGATTGCTGCAGACAGACTCAGAGGCTTCAGAGCAGCCCTGAAGGACAATAACATAAATTACGAAAGCAACCTGGTAATCATGGATAATTCATCCTTGGAGGATGGCTATAGGTCGATGAAGAAGATACTTTCAAATGCTGCAGTTCCGGTTTCGGTGGTGGTATACAACGATGAGACTGCTATAGGAGCTTTGGAATATGCCAAGGAAAAGGGCTATAAGATACCGGAGGAAGTTGCAGTTGTCGGTTTTGACAATATTGGGATAGCAGGTTTGGTAAAGCCCGGATTGACAACGGTCAATCAGCCTAAGTATGAAATCGGTGCCACATCTATGAGAATAATGCTGGGAATTCTGCAAGGAATGGAACCGCAGTGTGAGGACAACATATTGGATTACCAGCTTATTATAAGAGAAAGCTGTGAGCTATAA